From Cuculus canorus isolate bCucCan1 unplaced genomic scaffold, bCucCan1.pri scaffold_106_arrow_ctg1, whole genome shotgun sequence, one genomic window encodes:
- the LOC128850590 gene encoding hydrocephalus-inducing protein-like has product MLRFFATFTHSSSSENSASRSARPAYVFAVQFQASGVHGCFECGCSWHCDSISERCRNEGLSSPTKETSHRWFCAQVDKCVPGNVQKVKSKRRVFTALPSSGALSPGQRCNVRVRFSPTEEKSYDSILKINISQSSRSLQLQVSGHGLEPQLEFSPTVLELGPLLPCSCGVEGTVVVKNPCNFPIEFYSLEFDREYLEEEQVEVQMCPSSRRSVWRPSTA; this is encoded by the exons ATGCTTCGCTTCTTTGCCACCTTcacccattcctcctcttctgagAACAGTGCCTCCCGATCTGCTCGCCCTGCATACGTGTTTGCGGTCCAGTTCCAGGCCAGTGGTGTCCATGGCTGCTTTGAATGTGGATGCTCGTGGCACTGTGACAGTATTTCAGAGCGATGCAGGAATGAGGGTCTGTCCTCCCCGACCAAGGAGACCTCACACCGTTGGTTTTGTGCTCAGGTGGACAAATGTGTGCCAGGGAATGTGCAGAAGGTGAAGAGCAAGCGCCGTGTTTTCACTGCGCTGCCCTCGTCCGGAGCCCTCTCGCCAGGACAGCGATGCAACGTGCGAGTCAGGTTTTCACCCACAGAAGAG aagtCCTATGACAGCATTCTGAAGATTAACATTTCCCAGAGCAGCCGgtccctccagctgcaggtcTCAGGGCATGGGCTGGAGCCACAGCTGGAGTTCAGCCCCACAGTGCTTGAGCTGGGACCGTTGCTGCCATGCAGCTGTGGGGTGGAGGGGACGGTGGTGGTGAAGAACCCGTGCAATTTCCCCATCGAGTTTTACTCTCTGGAGTTTGACCGGGAGTACCTcgaggaggagcag GTCGAGGTGCAGATGTGTCCTTCCAGCAGGAGGTCAGTGTGGAGGCCGAGCACAGCCTGA